Proteins co-encoded in one Acipenser ruthenus chromosome 3, fAciRut3.2 maternal haplotype, whole genome shotgun sequence genomic window:
- the LOC117394479 gene encoding venom phosphodiesterase: MGAGKGLFQAQSKRSIIIICVLAVSIVTVILGLGLGLGLQLEKCNNQVEVPTTCKNRCYEPYEEGSKACRCDKPCVENNNCCQDFEAICLQPAQQWECTRARCGEKPIQESKCHCSEDCLSLGSCCTNYKNVCQGESQWVEDPCEEITAPQCPVSFSKQPVILISLDGFQAEYLRTWSKIIPVIEKLKTCGTHSPYMQASFPTMTFPNHYTIVTGMYPESHGVVDNNMYDPVFKASFSLGNSEKSNPRWYLGQPIWLTAMYQELKAGTFFWPGSDVKVNGSFPTIYEDYNGKVPFEERVYTVLKWLSLPEKERPHFYTLYLEEPDKSGHNSGPVSGGVIEALQGVDVIMGQLMNGLKQLNLHKCVNILLVADHGMEATSCQRMEFLNDYISNVKDLFIYQGAFGRIRAAKPEDQQTFDSAALVANLTCKKPEQQFKAFLKEHTPKRYHYANSRRIEDVTLLVDAQWLVARNKESYTYCNGGTHGYDNDYSSMQAIFIAYGPKFLYKTEVGPFANVEVYNLMCDLLEVHPAPNNGTHGSMNHLLRKPWFNPSFPTEMTEPGSCPLITLTPGDELNCSCLAMGTIENNERLNLTAAEVTASGQRHMPFGRPRVLRSNEDYCLLYQLGYVSAYNKKTVMPTWTSFTVEKPTDLDPLPDIIPNCLRADVRVPANQSLRCDFIADDTNIAEAFLYPPNLNKTQDEQYDALLMSNVVPMYPAFKRIWNYFHNVLLKKYASQYNGVNVVSGPAFDFNYDGRFDTPDQFRRFIKGTNIPIPTHYFAVLTSCDNGSQPVLDCKKALQTVSFIMPHRQDNSEVCNNQDDESKWVENLLWFHQSKVTDVEWITGLDFYQDSNRPVPDLLRMKTRPTSAIHRVV, encoded by the exons ATGGGTGCTGGAAAGGGACTGTTTCAAGCACAGAGTAAAAGGAGCATTATTATT ATTTGTGTTCTTGCAGTCTCAATTGTAACTGTTATATTAGGACTTGGACTTGGTCTAGGGCTTCAGCTGGAAAAATGCAATAACCAAG TTGAAGTCCCCACTACCTGCAAGAACCGTTGCTATGAGCCCTATGAAGAGGGATCTAAAGCATGTAGGTGTGACAAGCCGTGTGTGGAAAACAACAATTGCTGCCAGGACTTTGAAGCTATTTGCCTACAACCAG CTCAACAATGGGAATGCACCAGAGCCCGGTGTGGTGAAAAACCAATTCAAGAGAGTAAATGCCATTGCTCAGAAGACTGCCTCAGCCTTGGCAGCTGCTGCACAAACTATAAAAATGTTTGTCAAG GAGAGTCCCAGTGGGTGGAAGATCCATGTGAGGAGATAACTGCTCCTCAGTGTCCAGTAAG CTTTTCAAAGCAACCAGTGATTCTTATTTCACTTGATGGATTTCAAGCAGAATATCTACGGACATGGAGCAAAATCATTCCAGTGATAGAAAAACTAA AAACATGTGGAACACATTCTCCCTATATGCAGGCATCATTTCCTACCATGACTTTCCCAAACCATTACACCATTGTTACT GGCATGTATCCAGAATCCCATGGAGTGGTTGACAACAACATGTATGATCCTGTTTTTAAAGCCTCTTTCAGCCTGGGTAATAGTGAAAAGTCAAATCCAAGATGGTACCTTGGTCAGCCT ATCTGGCTCACTGCAATGTATCAAGAACTGAAGGCAGGGACCTTTTTCTGGCCTGGATCAGATGTTAAAGTCAATGGAAGTTTTCCTACTATATATGAAGATTATAATGG CAAAGTGCCCTTCGAAGAAAGAGTTTACACCGTTTTGAAATGGTTGAGTTTGCCTGAAAAAGAAAG GCCACATTTCTATACCCTCTACCTGGAAGAACCAGATAAGTCAGGTCACAATTCTGGGCCGGTCAGTGGTGGG GTAATTGAAGCTCTCCAGGGAGTAGATGTGATAATGGGACAGTTAATGAATGGACTGAAACAACTGAACCTTCATAAATGTGTTAACATTTTACTAGTTGCTGACCATG GTATGGAGGCAACTAGTTGCCAGAGAATGGAGTTTCTTAATGATTATATCAGCAATGTGAAAGACCTTTTCATTTATCAGGGTGCTTTTGGACGAATCAGAGCTGCAAAGCCTGAAGATCAACAAACAT TTGATTCAGCAGCACTCGTGGCAAACTTGACA TGCAAAAAGCCTGAGCAGCAATTTAAAGCATTCCTTAAAGAACACACCCCGAAAAGGTACCACTATGCCAACAGCAGACGGATCGAAGACGTTACTTTGCTAGTGGATGCTCAATGGCTAGTTGCAAG AAATAAAGAATCCTACACATATTGTAACGGAGGGACTCATGGATATGACAATGACTATTCTAGCATGCAA GCAATATTTATTGCATATGGACCGAAGTTTCTTTATAAAACAGAAGTGGGGCCATTTGCCAATGTAGAGGTTTATAACCTCATGTGTG ATCTGTTGGAAGTTCACCCAGCTCCTAACAATGGTACTCATGGCAGTATGAATCACCTATTGAGAAAGCCTTGGTTCAATCCCTCATTCCCTACAGAGATGACTGAACCTGGATCATGCCCTCTAATTACTCTGACACCTGGTGACGAATTGAACTGTTCCTGTCTTGCCATG GGCACAATCGAAAATAATGAAAGACTCAACCTGACAGCTGCTGAAG TGACTGCCTCTGGACAGAGACACATGCCATTCGGAAGACCCAGAGTTCTGCGCTCCAATGAGGACTACTGTCTGCTGTATCAGCTTGGTTATGTGAGCGCCtacaacaaaaaaactgttaTGCCAACCTGGACTTCCTTCACTGTAGAAAAACCT ACAGATCTTGACCCACTGCCAGACATCATACCAAACTGCTTGAGAGCTGATGTCCGCGTTCCAGCAAACCAGAGTCTACGGTGTGATTTCATCGCTGATGATACCAATATTGCAGAGGCTTTTCTTTATCCACCAA ATCTGAATAAAACACAAGATGAGCAGTATGATGCCCTCTTGATGAGCAATGTTGTTCCCATGTACCCTGCTTTTAAAA GAATCTGGAACTACTTCCACAATGTGCTCTTGAAGAAATATGCCAGTCAGTACAATGGTGTGAATGTAGTGTCTGGCCCAGCATTTGATTTTAATTATGATGGACGCTTTGATACTCCTGATCAATTTAGACG ATTTATTAAAGGTACAAACATACCAATTCCAACGCATTATTTTGCGGTGCTGACCAGCTGTGACAATGGATCTCAGCCAGTGTTGGATTGTAAAAAAGCACTGCAGACCGTTTCCTTCATTATGCCCCACAGACAAGACAACAGCGAGGTTTGCAAT AACCAGGATGATGAGTCCAAGTGGGTTGAAAACCTTCTGTGGTTCCACCAAAGTAAAGTTACAGATGTTGAGTGGATAACAGGGTTGGATTTCTATCAAGACAGTAACAGACCAGTCCCAGACCTCCTTCGCATGAAGACCAGACCTACTTCTGCCATTCATAGAGTGGTCTGA